A window of Aromatoleum bremense genomic DNA:
GCGTTTCGAGGAGATCGGCGAGCAGGAGTTCGACAAGCGTGTGAACGACCTGCGCCGCGAGGTGCAGAACAAGGCCGAGGCCGAACTGCCAGCGGAGGCGACCGAGCCGGCGATCGTCGAGATCACGACGTCGAACGGCTTCCCGACGGCGATGCTGGTGCTCTACGGCGCCGGCGGCGGCGAGACGCTGCGCAGCGCGGCTTTCGGCATCAAGAAGGATCTGGAGCGGCTCGCCGACGTCGATAGGGTCATCGCGGTCGGTTTCGATGAGCCGGAGCTGCACGTCGACTTCGACCCGGATCGCGTCGCTGCGGCGGGCCTGTCGCCGGTGCAGGTGTCGGACAGCGTCGCGGCGTGGTTCCGCAACACGCTCGGCGGGCGCATGCGGGTGCAGGACCGCGAGTGGCTGGTGCGCCTCGAAGGCAAGACGCCGGACCCGGAAGTGCTCGCGCAGGCGGCGGTCGTGACGCCCGATGGGCGGGTCGCGCTCGGCGAAGTCGCGCGGGTCGCGCGCGGCCACGAGCGCACCGGCCAGCTCGTCAGCTACAACGGCCAGCCGGCGGTGATGATGTCGATCACGAAGCAGGCCGGCAGCAACACGCTTGAGCTCGTCGACCGGTTGAAGCGCTTCGTCGCCGAACGCAATCCGCTGCTGCTCGGCGAAGGCGTGCAGCTGGTGATGATCGACGACCAGACGCACATGACGCGCGACGCGATCGGCGTCATGGAGTCGAACGCGCTGTTCGGCCTGGTGCTGGTGCTCGGGCTGTGCTGGCTGTTCCTCGGCCCGCGACTCGCGCTGCTCGTCGGGCTCGGCGTGCCGTTCTCGCTCGCCGGCACGTTCCTGCTCGTCGATCTGATCGGCTCGACGCTGAACCTCACGGTGCTGCTCGGCGTCGTCATTGCGCTCGGCATGCTCGTCGACGACGCGGTGGTGATCGTCGAGGCGATCTATTACCGGCTGCAGCGCGGTGACCCGGCGGAGGTTGCCGTCGTCGAAGGGGTGCGCGAAGTCGCGCTGCCGGTGATCTCGTCGGTGCTGACGACGATCGCCGCGTTCCTGCCGCTGATGCTGCTGCCCGGCATCCTCGGCAAGTTCATGTTCCTCGTACCGTTCGTCGTCACGGCGGGCCTGGCGGTCAGTCTCGTCGAGGCGTTCTGGATGATCCCCGCGCACATCCTCGCGCTGCGCCCGGATTTCACACAGCGCCGCAGTCGCATGCAGGCGAGGCGCGAGTACTTCACGCACTGGTTGCGCGTGAAGTACTCGCGCCTGCTGGTGCGCGTATTTCGCCGGCCGAAGACCGCGCTCGCGGCGCTGGCGCTGGTGATGGCCGGTGCGGTCGGGGCGCTGGCGGGGGGGCTCGTGAAGATCCAGTTTTTCGCCTTCGACCCGGTGCGCCTGTTCTATGTCAGTTTGGACATGCCGGCCGGGGCCACGCTGGAGCGCACGCTGGCCGAGGCCGAGCGGGCGGCGCAGGTCGTGCAGCAGACGCTCGACCCGGCCGAGGTGCGTTCGGTCACCGCGTATGCGGGCATCAAGTTCACCGACACCGAGCCGCTGTACGGCGACCAGTACGGCCAAGTGATCGTGTCGCTGAATCCGCGCCGGGGCGAACTGCGCGACACTGCCGAGGTAATCGCCGCGGTGCGCGAGCCGGTGCTGGCGCTGCAGGGCGAGGGGAAGTTCTCGTTCCTCGAGTTGAAAGGGGGGCCGCCGACGGCGCGGCCGATCAGCGTCAAGGTCAAGGCCGACAACTACGAGGAATTGCGCGCCGCCGCCGACGCGCTGTTCGCCGAAGTCGCGAAGATCCCCGGCGTGAAGGACCTCACCGACGACGACGTGGCGGGCCGCGCCGAACTGCGGCTGGTGTTGAACCGCGAGAAGCTTGCGCGGGCCGGCGTCGCGCCGGGCGAAGTCGCGCGCCTGCTGCGCCTGTATGGCGAAGGCGAGATGGTCGCGACGACGCGCGACGAGGGCGAGAAAGTCGAAGTCGTCGTGCGCGCGCGCCCCGAGACGCTGACCGATGTCAGCGAACTGTTGCAGCGGCCGGTGCCGCTGCCACGCGACGCAGGGGATGTGCGGCGCAGCGTGCAGCTCGGTTCGCTCGTCGACGCGGAAACGCGCATCTCGAAGGGCTACATACGGCACTATCAGCTGACGCGCGCGATCACGATCGAGGCCGGCCTCGACCAGGACGAGATCGATACGCTGACGGCGAACAACCGGTTGAAGGCGGCCTGGGCCGAGCTGCAGCCGCGCTTCCCGAACGTCGAGCTCGATTTCTCGGGCGAACTCGACGACATCCAGGAAAGCCTGGACTCGATGGCAGCGCTGTTCTCGCTGGGCGTCGGCCTGATCTACCTGATCCTCGCGACGCAGTTCCGTAGCTATTGGCAGCCGCTGATGGTCCTCGTCACCGTGCCGCTCGCGTTTACCGGCGTGCTGCTCGGCCTTCTCGTATCGGGCAACCCGCTGTCGCTGTACACGATGTACGGCGTCATCGCGCTCGCCGGCATCGCGGTGAACTCGGCGATCGTGCTGATCGACGCGGCGAACGAGCGGCGCGCGGCCGGCATGACGGTGCAGCACGCAGCGATTTACGCGGCGAGGCGGCGCGTGGTGCCGATCCTGATCACGTCGACGACGACCATCGCCGGCCTGTTCTCGCTCGCCGCGGGCCTCGGCGGCAAGTCGCTGATGTGGGGGCCGGTCGCGGCGAGCATCGTGTGGGGGCTCGGCTTCTCGACCTTGCTGACCTTGTTCGCGATCCCGCTGATCTACCGCCTGGCGATGGGAAGGAGACGGCCGGACCGCGGCGTTTCCGCCGCCCGCCCCGCCCCGATGGCTTAGATGCCGTGAGCGCGGCGAGCGGGGCGGCAGTTGTTGGAGGCGCAGATGCTTGCGAGTTTCGCTGCCGATTTCGTCGTCCTGGTCCATTTCGCGTTCATCCTGTTCGTCGTCGCGGGCGGCGTGCTGGTGCTGCGCTGGTCGCGCCTCGCGTGGCTGCATCTGCCGGTGGTCGCATGGGGTGCGGGTATTGAATTGATCGGCGGCATGTGTCCGCTGACGCCGCTCGAAAACGCGTTGCGCCGCGCAGCGGGCGAGGCAGGCTACGCCGAGGGTTTCATCGAGCATTACCTGCTGCCGCTGATCTATCCCGCGGGGCTGACGCCGGCGATCGGCACGCTGCTGGGCGTCTTCGTGCTGGCCGTCAATGCCGTGTTCTACGCGGTGCTGTGGCGGCGGCGCCGGCAGCGACGGCGCGCGCGAAGCGCCTCGGACGCCCGCCCGGGAGCCGGCGATTGAACCGAAGCGCCGGTCGGTGCGTCCCAGTACAATGCCCGCTATCATGCCTTCCAGCCCCGTTCCCAGCATTTTCGCCCGCGCCCGCGCCCGCCCCGCGACCAGACCCGCCCCGTTCCTGCCGATGTCGCGCGCGGAGATGCGCACGCTCGGCTGGGACGAGTGCGATGTCGTGCTCGTCACCGGCGACGCGTACCTCGACCACCCGAGCTTCGGCATGGCGCTCGTCGGGCGGCTGCTCGAAGCGCAGGGCTTTCGCGTCGGCATCATCAGCCAGCCGGACTGGAAGAGCGCCGAGCCGTTCCGCGCGCTGGGCCGCCCGCGGCTGTTCTTCGGCATCACCGCGGGCAACATGGATTCGCTCGTCAACCGCTATACCGCCGAGCGCAAGATCCGCTCGGAAGACGCCTATACGCCGGGCGCGGAGGCCGGTCGCCGGCCCGACCGCGCGGTGACCGTCTACGCCCAGCGCGCGCGTGAAGCCTTCCCCGGCGCGAATGTCGTCATCGGCAGCATCGAGGCGTCGTTGCGCCGCATCGCGCATTACGACTACTGGTCGGACAAGGTGCGCCGCTCGGTGCTCGCGGACTCGAAAGCCGACCTGCTGCTGTTCGGCAACGCCGAGCGCGCGCTGGTCGCGCTCGCGCACCGCCTCGATAGCGGCGAGCCGATCGAGGCGATCCGCGACCTGCGCGGCACCGCGTTCATGGTCCGGCCGGGCTGGTTGCCGGATGGCGGCTGGTCAGAGCAGGACTCCACCACGCTCGACCGCCCCGGCCGCGTCGAGCCGCATCCCGACCCGTACGCGATGGAGCCCGAAAAGCCGGCTGCGGCCGGCGAAGGCGCCGCGCAGCCGGTGCGCATCGTCCCGGCCGCGGAACGCGCCGCGGCGCGGCGGCAGGTGCGTGGCAGGACCGTCGTGCGCCTGCCGTCGTTTGAAACGGTCGTCGCCGACCCGGTGATGTATGCGCACGCCTCGCGCGTGTTCCACCTCGAATCGAACCCCGGCAACGCTCGCGCGCTGGTCCAGGCGCACGGCGACGGGCCGGGACGGCGCGACGTGTGGCTTAACCCGCCGCCGCTGCCGCTCGCCACGCCCGAGATGGATTTCGTCTTCGGCCTGCCGTACGCGCGCCGGCCGCATCCGTCGTACGGCGACGCGCGCATCCCGGCGTGGGACATGATCAAGTTCTCGATCAACATCATGCGCGGCTGCTTCGGCGGCTGCACCTTCTGCTCGATCACCGAGCACGAGGGGCGCATCATCCAGAGCCGCTCGGAAGAATCGATCCTGCACGAGATCGAGGAGATCCGTGACCGGACGCCGGACTTCAAGGGCCACATCACCGACCTCGGCGGCCCGACCGCGAACATGTACCGCATGGCGTGCCGGGACCCGCAGATCGAGTCCTCGTGCCGGCGGCTGTCATGCGTCTATCCGGGCATCTGCGAGAACCTG
This region includes:
- a CDS encoding efflux RND transporter permease subunit, giving the protein MSGWYRRLIDNHPLANIAFALVLLGGIVTYLTMPRAQDPEINFNWVNIITTLPGASAEDIERELTGPLEDAIKQVKDIKFVSSSSREGVSSLLVRFEEIGEQEFDKRVNDLRREVQNKAEAELPAEATEPAIVEITTSNGFPTAMLVLYGAGGGETLRSAAFGIKKDLERLADVDRVIAVGFDEPELHVDFDPDRVAAAGLSPVQVSDSVAAWFRNTLGGRMRVQDREWLVRLEGKTPDPEVLAQAAVVTPDGRVALGEVARVARGHERTGQLVSYNGQPAVMMSITKQAGSNTLELVDRLKRFVAERNPLLLGEGVQLVMIDDQTHMTRDAIGVMESNALFGLVLVLGLCWLFLGPRLALLVGLGVPFSLAGTFLLVDLIGSTLNLTVLLGVVIALGMLVDDAVVIVEAIYYRLQRGDPAEVAVVEGVREVALPVISSVLTTIAAFLPLMLLPGILGKFMFLVPFVVTAGLAVSLVEAFWMIPAHILALRPDFTQRRSRMQARREYFTHWLRVKYSRLLVRVFRRPKTALAALALVMAGAVGALAGGLVKIQFFAFDPVRLFYVSLDMPAGATLERTLAEAERAAQVVQQTLDPAEVRSVTAYAGIKFTDTEPLYGDQYGQVIVSLNPRRGELRDTAEVIAAVREPVLALQGEGKFSFLELKGGPPTARPISVKVKADNYEELRAAADALFAEVAKIPGVKDLTDDDVAGRAELRLVLNREKLARAGVAPGEVARLLRLYGEGEMVATTRDEGEKVEVVVRARPETLTDVSELLQRPVPLPRDAGDVRRSVQLGSLVDAETRISKGYIRHYQLTRAITIEAGLDQDEIDTLTANNRLKAAWAELQPRFPNVELDFSGELDDIQESLDSMAALFSLGVGLIYLILATQFRSYWQPLMVLVTVPLAFTGVLLGLLVSGNPLSLYTMYGVIALAGIAVNSAIVLIDAANERRAAGMTVQHAAIYAARRRVVPILITSTTTIAGLFSLAAGLGGKSLMWGPVAASIVWGLGFSTLLTLFAIPLIYRLAMGRRRPDRGVSAARPAPMA
- a CDS encoding DUF2784 domain-containing protein; translation: MLASFAADFVVLVHFAFILFVVAGGVLVLRWSRLAWLHLPVVAWGAGIELIGGMCPLTPLENALRRAAGEAGYAEGFIEHYLLPLIYPAGLTPAIGTLLGVFVLAVNAVFYAVLWRRRRQRRRARSASDARPGAGD
- a CDS encoding YgiQ family radical SAM protein — protein: MSRAEMRTLGWDECDVVLVTGDAYLDHPSFGMALVGRLLEAQGFRVGIISQPDWKSAEPFRALGRPRLFFGITAGNMDSLVNRYTAERKIRSEDAYTPGAEAGRRPDRAVTVYAQRAREAFPGANVVIGSIEASLRRIAHYDYWSDKVRRSVLADSKADLLLFGNAERALVALAHRLDSGEPIEAIRDLRGTAFMVRPGWLPDGGWSEQDSTTLDRPGRVEPHPDPYAMEPEKPAAAGEGAAQPVRIVPAAERAAARRQVRGRTVVRLPSFETVVADPVMYAHASRVFHLESNPGNARALVQAHGDGPGRRDVWLNPPPLPLATPEMDFVFGLPYARRPHPSYGDARIPAWDMIKFSINIMRGCFGGCTFCSITEHEGRIIQSRSEESILHEIEEIRDRTPDFKGHITDLGGPTANMYRMACRDPQIESSCRRLSCVYPGICENLKTDHAPLISLYRKARAIPGVKRVTIGSGLRYDLAVRSPEYVKELVTHHVSGLLKIAPEHTEEGPLSKMMKPGIGSYEKFAGMFEKYSREAGKKQHLVPYFIAAHPGTTDEDMLNLALWLKKNGFRPDQVQTFMPTPMAMATTMYHSRRNPLRRVSADSEIVDTARAGKLRKLHKALLRWHDPENWPLIREALLGMGRAELIGNGPNCLVPRHQPGVPLAVERSGRRPAARSCASERRATPAHKGSGGATAAPPATPGRRKARS